In a single window of the bacterium genome:
- the tolQ gene encoding protein TolQ: MEFNIAHLILNAGPVVKLVMLVLVIFSIVSWGIIFNKRSLLIKTLAKSNEFSKYFWDGPSLDAAYKKAHQMTYSATAALYMQSYTEYKKLEQSYGEHRMKSIPFAQIKESLERSIEKSISQQTGDLAKRLSFLATTASAAPFIGLFGTVWGIMNSFLNIGAKGATNLAVVAPGISEALIATALGLFAAIPAAIGYNYCNALLGQVKRNMQHFGLDFLNALKRAKIQE, from the coding sequence ATGGAATTTAATATTGCCCACCTCATTTTAAATGCAGGGCCCGTGGTTAAACTGGTCATGTTGGTTTTGGTTATTTTTTCAATTGTTTCTTGGGGGATTATTTTTAATAAACGATCTTTACTCATAAAAACACTGGCTAAATCCAATGAATTTTCCAAGTACTTTTGGGATGGACCTAGTTTAGATGCAGCCTATAAGAAAGCGCATCAAATGACTTACAGTGCTACAGCAGCTCTCTACATGCAAAGTTATACTGAATATAAAAAACTCGAACAAAGTTATGGCGAACACCGAATGAAAAGCATTCCCTTTGCACAAATCAAAGAAAGTTTAGAGCGCAGCATTGAAAAATCCATTTCACAACAAACTGGTGATTTGGCTAAGCGTTTAAGCTTTTTAGCTACAACTGCCAGTGCTGCCCCCTTTATTGGCCTATTTGGTACTGTATGGGGAATCATGAATTCATTTTTGAATATTGGCGCTAAAGGTGCCACAAACTTAGCCGTGGTGGCACCGGGTATTTCTGAAGCCTTAATTGCGACTGCCCTAGGTTTGTTTGCTGCTATTCCGGCAGCCATCGGATACAACTACTGCAATGCCCTACTAGGTCAAGTAAAACGTAACATGCAGCATTTTGGTTTAGATTTTTTAAACGCTTTAAAACGGGCAAAAATTCAAGAGTAA
- a CDS encoding biopolymer transporter ExbD, protein MAFSNNSNDSDTVLAEINVTPLVDVMLVLLIIFMVAAPLIQQQVDVELPQTQAKQSINAKENDIILIVDKYKKVHIQGQTIALDRLESKLKAIYANKKNKEIFLQADKTIPYGFVVQIMALVKNAGINKMGMVTDGPEQS, encoded by the coding sequence ATGGCATTTAGCAACAACTCCAATGATAGCGACACTGTTTTAGCAGAAATCAACGTTACTCCTTTAGTGGATGTGATGTTGGTTTTATTGATCATCTTTATGGTAGCCGCGCCACTCATTCAACAGCAAGTTGATGTGGAGCTTCCACAAACACAAGCCAAGCAAAGCATCAACGCTAAAGAAAATGACATTATTTTAATTGTTGATAAATATAAAAAAGTTCATATTCAAGGGCAGACCATTGCTTTAGATCGTTTAGAAAGCAAACTTAAAGCCATTTATGCCAACAAAAAAAATAAAGAAATTTTTCTACAAGCAGACAAGACCATCCCTTATGGTTTTGTTGTACAGATCATGGCCTTAGTCAAAAATGCAGGGATTAATAAAATGGGCATGGTCACAGACGGACCGGAGCAATCCTAA
- a CDS encoding Nramp family divalent metal transporter — MKKNSFLQYLSFIGPGIVLAATGIGSGDMIATAVGGANFGTGILWSVGLGVTLKFALNESMARFQLATGETILEAWMKYLHRSVGIVFLIYLLLWSFIVAAATVSATGLAAHTLFPSLSVAQWAVIHSVVAYVLVKLGSYHFLEQLMKILVAGMFILIVYCAWSLGVSWNTLQGFIPSINAKHMISVFSIVGAVGGSVTLLSYSYWMQERKWEGLSYLKAVRLDLFVAYALTGCFCAAVVMIASRVESSALQNGNIVIALAEQIELASNQLGKKLFIWGFWAAVFSSVLGVWQGVPYIFQNFMQCQRQNKHAKNSNRILSFVHQHAYHLFLCYLAFPPLLLLLFNKPIWVVIVYTLVGALFMPFLALSLFLLNNRKKLMHTARNQFFSNFALIFCLLMFIAMAIYKISKLKF, encoded by the coding sequence ATGAAAAAAAATAGTTTTTTGCAATACTTAAGTTTTATTGGTCCAGGTATTGTTTTAGCGGCAACCGGTATTGGTTCAGGAGATATGATTGCAACTGCTGTTGGTGGAGCAAATTTTGGGACCGGTATTTTATGGAGTGTAGGCTTGGGCGTTACTCTAAAATTTGCATTGAATGAATCCATGGCAAGATTTCAGTTGGCCACTGGAGAAACCATTTTAGAAGCCTGGATGAAGTACCTTCATCGTTCAGTGGGGATTGTTTTTTTAATTTATTTATTGTTGTGGAGTTTTATTGTTGCAGCAGCAACTGTATCTGCCACCGGCCTTGCTGCGCATACACTTTTTCCTAGTTTAAGCGTTGCTCAATGGGCAGTGATACATAGTGTAGTTGCCTATGTTTTGGTTAAGTTAGGGAGTTATCATTTTCTTGAGCAACTTATGAAAATTTTGGTTGCCGGGATGTTTATCCTTATTGTCTATTGTGCTTGGAGTTTAGGCGTGTCCTGGAATACATTGCAAGGCTTCATACCATCAATTAATGCAAAGCATATGATCTCCGTATTCAGTATTGTTGGAGCTGTAGGTGGGAGTGTGACATTGTTAAGTTATAGCTATTGGATGCAAGAAAGAAAGTGGGAGGGCTTAAGTTATTTAAAAGCAGTACGTTTGGATTTGTTTGTCGCTTATGCATTGACCGGATGTTTTTGTGCAGCGGTTGTTATGATTGCGAGTAGAGTAGAGAGTAGTGCCTTACAAAATGGAAATATTGTGATTGCACTGGCAGAGCAAATTGAATTGGCTAGCAATCAGCTTGGAAAAAAATTATTTATTTGGGGATTTTGGGCAGCCGTTTTTTCTTCAGTTTTAGGTGTATGGCAAGGGGTGCCATATATTTTTCAAAACTTCATGCAATGCCAAAGGCAGAACAAACATGCAAAAAATTCCAATCGTATCTTAAGCTTTGTTCATCAGCATGCTTACCATCTGTTTCTTTGTTATTTGGCTTTCCCACCGTTACTGTTGTTGCTGTTCAATAAACCAATTTGGGTGGTTATTGTTTATACTTTGGTTGGGGCTTTATTTATGCCATTTTTAGCTTTGAGTTTGTTTTTGCTCAACAACAGAAAAAAATTAATGCATACAGCGCGGAACCAATTTTTCAGTAACTTTGCTCTGATATTTTGCCTGCTGATGTTTATTGCTATGGCAATCTATAAAATTTCTAAATTAAAGTTCTAG
- the coaE gene encoding dephospho-CoA kinase (Dephospho-CoA kinase (CoaE) performs the final step in coenzyme A biosynthesis.), with amino-acid sequence MKVIGMTGGIACGKSMVSKYLVQLGHPLIDADEEVKALYNTEETKNFILHTFGTLDKRELRSIVFNNETQKHILEQHLHPRVYRNILQKIQGFQKKPQGPYLFVVIPLLFESRHIYPFDHVCCISCSPKVQLERLMARDEHSTEMAEKIIQQQLPLAYKESQSDHVIHNNGTEDQLLHSIEQWLEDLK; translated from the coding sequence ATGAAAGTTATTGGAATGACTGGCGGAATTGCCTGTGGAAAAAGCATGGTTTCCAAATATCTAGTTCAACTTGGCCACCCCCTTATTGATGCTGATGAAGAGGTTAAAGCGCTTTATAACACTGAAGAAACAAAAAATTTTATTCTTCATACCTTTGGTACTTTAGATAAACGCGAGCTTAGAAGCATTGTTTTTAATAACGAAACACAAAAACATATCCTTGAACAGCATCTGCACCCCCGCGTTTACCGCAACATTTTACAGAAAATTCAAGGCTTTCAGAAAAAGCCGCAAGGCCCCTACCTGTTTGTTGTCATTCCCCTGTTGTTTGAATCCAGGCATATTTACCCTTTTGACCATGTATGCTGCATCTCATGCAGTCCCAAAGTTCAGCTAGAGAGATTGATGGCAAGAGATGAACACAGCACGGAAATGGCAGAAAAAATTATTCAACAGCAATTGCCCCTGGCTTACAAAGAATCTCAATCTGATCATGTCATCCATAACAATGGCACAGAAGATCAACTCCTGCACTCCATTGAGCAATGGCTAGAGGACTTGAAATAA
- a CDS encoding peptidoglycan DD-metalloendopeptidase family protein produces the protein MSWINKLQSLLLLGCIFFFQHQLFAQENKIKQIKGKIKQEQRKLAEVKSRENSILKQLKRFDLRLEELQEELRQGKKKLKSINQKIAHIKSDIVKTEQKKKALDQQVSQQLKDTYKYGKPQEVLDVFNFEEVQWARRNERVYQLWFKHQYAILLQSEKLLAQLEQQQNKLQLAKVKQDKNLKELAANEKKLKQQRMEKDTLLKRVLSQKEFYEKNIAELKVAEKKMNRLMQSLRSKKIPDSQFAKLKGDLPWPTSGKVFQKYGAHYDQTLKVKLYRKGIRIRAKKDAEVRAIHDGRVVYAGWFDGYGRVVILDHGSGYFSLYAHLGKVFKDKNQTVIVGDIIGYVGDTGTVYGNHLYFELRQKGLTIDPLSWLE, from the coding sequence ATGAGTTGGATAAACAAACTTCAAAGTTTGTTATTGCTGGGCTGCATATTTTTTTTTCAACATCAGCTTTTTGCGCAAGAAAATAAAATTAAGCAAATTAAAGGCAAGATAAAACAAGAACAAAGAAAGTTAGCAGAAGTTAAGAGCAGAGAAAATTCTATTTTAAAACAGCTTAAACGATTTGATTTACGTTTAGAAGAATTGCAAGAAGAGCTTAGGCAGGGAAAAAAGAAACTTAAAAGTATCAATCAAAAAATTGCACATATTAAGAGCGATATTGTTAAAACAGAACAGAAAAAAAAAGCTTTAGATCAACAAGTTTCACAGCAACTCAAAGATACGTATAAATATGGTAAGCCACAAGAGGTGCTAGATGTATTTAATTTTGAGGAAGTTCAATGGGCAAGGCGAAACGAAAGAGTTTATCAACTTTGGTTCAAACATCAATATGCCATTCTTTTGCAAAGTGAGAAGCTTTTAGCCCAATTGGAGCAACAACAAAACAAATTACAACTAGCCAAGGTTAAACAAGATAAAAACTTAAAAGAGTTAGCTGCAAATGAAAAAAAACTAAAGCAGCAAAGAATGGAAAAAGACACTTTGTTGAAACGTGTTTTATCACAAAAAGAATTTTATGAAAAAAACATTGCTGAATTAAAAGTTGCTGAAAAAAAAATGAATCGACTCATGCAGTCTTTGCGGTCAAAAAAAATACCAGACAGTCAGTTTGCCAAGCTTAAGGGCGACTTACCTTGGCCAACATCCGGTAAAGTGTTTCAAAAATATGGAGCCCACTACGATCAAACACTAAAGGTTAAGCTTTATAGAAAAGGTATACGCATACGCGCAAAAAAAGATGCGGAAGTAAGGGCTATTCATGATGGAAGGGTGGTTTATGCAGGATGGTTTGATGGCTATGGAAGAGTTGTTATTTTAGATCATGGAAGCGGATACTTTTCGTTGTATGCACATTTGGGTAAGGTGTTTAAAGATAAAAATCAAACGGTCATTGTTGGCGATATTATCGGTTATGTAGGTGATACGGGTACCGTTTATGGCAATCATTTGTATTTTGAATTAAGGCAAAAAGGCTTAACCATTGATCCACTAAGCTGGTTAGAATAA
- the purQ gene encoding phosphoribosylformylglycinamidine synthase subunit PurQ encodes MTLSQAKKAQVGVVVFPGTNCDQETYHVFDTLMGLNTQYHWHDEALSAEDYNLLVLPGGFSYGDYLRSGAMAKFSPALENIQDFIAQGGHVLGICNGFQILLELGLLPGALTRNKEAKFISDKVYLKVENNDNPFLNQYQQQQVIQLPIAHADGRYYADEETLNTLENKGQVVLRYCDQDGQLNDTSNVNGSKHAIAGLISENKQVMGLMPHPERCCEAVLGCDQGKAFFNSIHNLWNKS; translated from the coding sequence ATGACATTATCACAGGCAAAAAAAGCGCAAGTAGGGGTTGTGGTTTTTCCTGGAACCAATTGTGACCAGGAAACCTATCATGTGTTTGACACACTTATGGGACTAAACACTCAGTATCACTGGCATGACGAGGCTTTATCTGCAGAGGATTACAATCTTTTGGTTTTGCCTGGTGGTTTTTCCTATGGAGACTATTTACGTTCTGGAGCCATGGCCAAGTTTTCCCCAGCTTTAGAGAATATTCAAGATTTTATTGCCCAAGGGGGGCATGTTTTAGGCATTTGCAATGGTTTTCAAATCCTCTTGGAATTGGGCTTGCTGCCTGGGGCACTCACCCGCAACAAAGAGGCAAAATTTATCAGTGATAAGGTCTATCTTAAGGTTGAAAACAATGACAACCCCTTTTTGAACCAGTATCAACAGCAGCAAGTTATTCAGCTGCCCATTGCCCATGCCGATGGTCGTTATTATGCAGATGAAGAAACTTTAAACACCTTAGAAAATAAAGGCCAAGTGGTCTTAAGATACTGTGATCAAGACGGTCAACTTAATGATACAAGCAATGTCAACGGTTCAAAACATGCCATTGCCGGCTTGATCAGTGAAAATAAACAAGTAATGGGCTTGATGCCGCATCCCGAACGTTGCTGTGAAGCCGTTTTAGGGTGTGATCAAGGTAAAGCATTTTTTAATTCAATTCATAACTTATGGAACAAATCGTAA
- a CDS encoding sigma 54-interacting transcriptional regulator, whose protein sequence is MANDTKIIRSGEQPTMLMIPKCKIVVTDKNEKTSTHEIDKGRIVIGGSESCDLQIKDDTVSRQHAEIIKMKEGYLIRDLDSTNGTYVGGLKVKEAYLSPQSIIKIGKSSIQFTPLDEELEIYPSKNDHYAGLIGKSLQMRKIFGVLDKVSPTNVSVVITGETGTGKELVAKAIHDTSKRNKSPFIVFDCGAVAENLIESELFGHEKGSFTGATATRQGAFELADGGTLFLDELGELSVDLQPKLLRALESGDIKRVGADRSKKVNVRVVAATNRNLKEEVKKGNFREDLYFRLSVVEVHLPPLRKRKDDIKLLIDHFFELAKADNPDKKVISIGHDAKQLLEGYAWPGNIRELKNAIDRAYSFCDGHEVMVEHLPDYISGGGAASADTSTGFALGGSGVDTDLPFKEAKERWVESFEKDYLIDLLKKNDLNISKAAKQAGIDRKSVQRLLKKYDLNVKDL, encoded by the coding sequence ATGGCCAATGACACAAAAATAATTCGTTCTGGTGAGCAACCCACTATGCTCATGATACCCAAATGTAAAATAGTTGTAACCGATAAAAATGAAAAAACATCAACCCATGAAATTGATAAAGGTAGGATCGTAATTGGAGGCTCTGAAAGCTGCGACCTACAAATTAAAGATGATACGGTTTCCAGGCAGCATGCTGAAATTATCAAAATGAAAGAAGGTTACCTTATCCGTGACCTTGATTCTACCAATGGTACTTATGTGGGAGGACTCAAGGTTAAAGAGGCTTATTTATCACCGCAATCAATTATAAAGATTGGTAAAAGCAGTATTCAGTTTACCCCTTTGGATGAAGAGCTGGAAATTTATCCGTCCAAAAACGATCATTATGCCGGTCTCATTGGTAAATCTTTGCAAATGCGCAAGATTTTTGGGGTTTTGGACAAAGTATCTCCAACCAATGTCTCTGTGGTGATTACCGGTGAAACGGGTACTGGGAAAGAATTGGTGGCCAAAGCCATTCACGACACCTCTAAGCGCAATAAATCACCTTTCATTGTTTTTGATTGCGGGGCTGTTGCAGAAAACTTGATAGAGTCTGAGCTGTTTGGTCATGAAAAAGGATCATTTACCGGGGCTACGGCCACGCGACAAGGGGCATTTGAGTTGGCAGATGGCGGAACCCTATTTTTGGATGAGTTGGGTGAGCTGTCGGTTGATTTGCAACCTAAGTTGTTAAGAGCCCTTGAGAGCGGAGATATTAAAAGAGTAGGGGCGGACAGAAGTAAAAAAGTCAATGTCAGGGTGGTGGCAGCCACCAACCGCAATTTGAAAGAAGAGGTTAAGAAAGGCAATTTTAGAGAAGACTTGTATTTTCGTTTATCCGTGGTGGAAGTGCACTTGCCGCCATTGCGTAAGCGTAAAGATGACATTAAACTCTTGATTGATCATTTTTTTGAGTTGGCCAAAGCCGATAATCCAGATAAAAAAGTGATTTCCATTGGCCATGATGCCAAACAATTGTTGGAGGGCTATGCCTGGCCAGGCAATATCAGGGAGCTAAAAAACGCCATTGATAGAGCTTACAGCTTCTGTGACGGGCATGAGGTCATGGTTGAGCATTTACCGGATTATATAAGCGGTGGTGGAGCCGCCAGTGCTGACACCAGTACAGGTTTTGCTTTGGGTGGTAGTGGAGTTGATACGGATTTGCCTTTTAAAGAAGCCAAGGAGCGTTGGGTGGAATCTTTTGAAAAAGACTATCTCATTGATTTACTTAAAAAGAATGATCTTAATATTTCTAAAGCCGCCAAACAAGCCGGGATTGATCGAAAATCCGTGCAGCGCTTGCTTAAAAAGTATGATCTGAACGTTAAAGATTTATGA
- a CDS encoding permease-like cell division protein FtsX, whose amino-acid sequence MNISGSLKYFVGLAFKSLWKDKRVHFQSIFSLYLVLMCILSLLFLSQNLQQTIANMSSQVQISVYMNEKASGDDIKQMQKAQCRDSFIDTCRIISQSEAKKKFLDSNPNLKATVEHLEGNPFPSSIEILIKKDFNDETVLNRKIQYLKTLSLVEEVVSDQVLAKKWFTILKILRWALAWVLIFSFLVLLGITSHVVGLLTYMKQKQIEIMSLIGATDAMVAITFMTCAVMNSLIALFLALASFAILLKWLQTYLQNALNMPWISLSYFNIWILLFMTVFAFFIGSLGGYLGVKRFLK is encoded by the coding sequence ATGAATATTTCTGGCTCATTAAAATACTTTGTTGGTCTAGCATTTAAAAGTTTATGGAAAGATAAACGCGTTCATTTTCAATCTATTTTTTCTTTGTATTTGGTATTGATGTGTATTTTATCTTTACTGTTTTTAAGCCAAAATTTGCAACAGACTATTGCTAACATGTCATCTCAAGTACAAATATCCGTTTACATGAATGAAAAAGCAAGTGGCGATGATATCAAGCAGATGCAAAAAGCACAATGTAGAGATAGTTTCATTGATACTTGTCGCATCATCAGTCAATCTGAAGCTAAAAAAAAATTTTTAGACAGTAATCCAAATCTTAAAGCTACGGTTGAACATTTAGAGGGTAACCCTTTTCCCAGTTCAATTGAAATTTTAATCAAAAAAGACTTCAATGATGAAACTGTACTGAACCGCAAAATTCAGTACTTAAAAACCTTGTCACTGGTAGAAGAGGTGGTTAGTGACCAGGTTTTAGCCAAAAAATGGTTTACCATTTTAAAAATTTTGAGATGGGCTTTGGCTTGGGTATTAATTTTTTCTTTTTTAGTTTTGTTAGGGATCACTTCACATGTTGTGGGTTTATTAACGTATATGAAACAAAAACAAATAGAAATCATGAGTTTAATTGGTGCAACCGATGCAATGGTAGCCATTACTTTTATGACTTGTGCTGTGATGAATAGCCTGATTGCTTTGTTTTTAGCTTTAGCTAGTTTTGCTATTTTGCTTAAGTGGTTACAGACCTACTTACAGAATGCATTGAATATGCCTTGGATTAGTTTAAGTTATTTCAATATATGGATATTATTGTTTATGACAGTGTTTGCATTTTTTATTGGTAGTCTTGGCGGTTACCTAGGAGTCAAAAGGTTTTTAAAATGA
- the meaB gene encoding methylmalonyl Co-A mutase-associated GTPase MeaB, translated as MEQIVNQLLAGDRRALARLLSIVEEQNPKAFDALELLWGKSQQAPSVGITGPAGAGKSTLVDASIKHLRDQNKKVGVVAVDPTSPFTGGAVLGDRIRMQRHSGDENVYIRSMGSRGKTGGISFATRAFIHLLSAFGLEELMVETVGAGQSETSVVEVVDTTVVVLVPEAGDAIQALKAGMLEIADVYVVNKKDRDGADQVVFDIESMLSMGSNKSAWQPKIIQTQATNGEGVDELWQAINEHRAFLKQDQKSEKELLRSRKRELRELLEMLLLYRTQKILDEDKSLKEKLIQSDSPNLYTLAAALLKNI; from the coding sequence ATGGAACAAATCGTAAATCAATTGTTAGCCGGTGATAGACGGGCACTAGCGCGCTTGTTATCGATTGTTGAAGAACAAAATCCCAAAGCCTTTGACGCTTTGGAGTTATTGTGGGGTAAAAGTCAACAAGCTCCTAGCGTTGGGATAACCGGTCCAGCAGGAGCCGGGAAAAGTACTTTGGTGGATGCATCCATCAAACATTTGCGCGATCAAAATAAAAAAGTGGGTGTGGTGGCTGTTGATCCAACCAGTCCATTTACCGGTGGTGCTGTTTTAGGTGATAGAATTCGCATGCAGCGACACAGTGGCGATGAAAATGTGTACATCCGAAGCATGGGCAGTCGTGGTAAAACAGGCGGTATTTCTTTTGCGACCAGGGCTTTTATTCATCTTTTATCTGCTTTTGGTTTAGAAGAGCTTATGGTGGAAACCGTGGGCGCTGGTCAAAGTGAGACTTCAGTTGTTGAAGTGGTGGATACCACGGTGGTGGTCTTGGTCCCAGAAGCTGGAGATGCCATTCAAGCACTTAAAGCAGGAATGCTTGAAATTGCTGATGTTTATGTGGTGAATAAAAAAGACAGAGATGGTGCAGATCAAGTGGTGTTTGATATTGAATCCATGTTATCCATGGGTTCCAATAAAAGTGCATGGCAACCCAAAATCATTCAAACTCAAGCTACAAACGGTGAAGGTGTGGATGAGCTGTGGCAAGCCATCAATGAGCACAGGGCGTTTTTAAAACAAGATCAAAAATCAGAAAAAGAACTGTTACGTAGCCGCAAGCGTGAGCTCAGAGAACTTTTAGAGATGCTGCTGCTGTACAGAACACAAAAAATTTTGGATGAGGACAAGAGCCTTAAAGAAAAGCTAATTCAATCGGATTCACCCAATTTATATACATTGGCAGCAGCGCTGCTTAAAAACATATAA
- a CDS encoding PilZ domain-containing protein codes for MSPRKTEKCSITAMQYGRMSMMFTHEKRLSRRFQTKIAVYAKDTKGLNFGVIRDLSRSGAYIETNDLRNVGMDYSFILSNGVISSPVTAKIVRVNNALFEGGQSGLAVDFSENLRPMAKRLRDDLILYLMNEKYQRMWA; via the coding sequence ATGTCCCCAAGAAAAACAGAAAAATGTAGCATCACTGCAATGCAATATGGTAGGATGTCAATGATGTTCACGCATGAAAAAAGATTGTCACGAAGGTTTCAAACTAAAATAGCCGTTTATGCAAAAGACACCAAGGGATTGAACTTTGGAGTCATCCGCGATTTATCCCGATCAGGTGCTTACATTGAAACCAATGATTTAAGAAATGTGGGTATGGATTATAGTTTTATTTTATCCAATGGAGTCATTTCTTCTCCAGTGACAGCAAAAATTGTTAGGGTCAATAATGCTTTATTTGAAGGCGGACAGTCTGGTTTAGCTGTAGATTTTTCTGAGAATTTGAGACCCATGGCCAAACGTTTGCGAGATGATCTTATTTTGTACTTGATGAATGAGAAATATCAACGCATGTGGGCTTGA
- the ftsE gene encoding cell division ATP-binding protein FtsE, whose protein sequence is MISLFQVSKAYTPGEDVLNGLSLDIQKGDFICLTGKSGAGKTTLLKMIFCEDFPDSGQVIIDGRNISRVNRRDIARLRRSIGVVFQDYKLIDEYTVYDNIALRLRILGEKKNSIEEKVEEILSMVGLEHRRDHLPTALSGGEQQRVAIARALVNHPKILLADEPTGNLDEQKSKDIIELLKFINLRGTTILMVTHNHALINMIHKRHIHLDHGKVGES, encoded by the coding sequence ATGATTAGTTTGTTTCAAGTCAGTAAAGCCTATACACCTGGAGAAGATGTTTTAAATGGTCTTAGCCTGGATATTCAAAAAGGTGATTTCATTTGTCTTACCGGTAAAAGTGGTGCAGGAAAAACCACTTTATTAAAAATGATTTTTTGTGAAGACTTTCCAGACAGCGGCCAAGTCATCATTGATGGGCGCAATATTTCTCGAGTCAATAGAAGAGATATCGCCCGGTTGCGTCGGAGTATCGGGGTAGTTTTTCAGGATTATAAGTTGATTGATGAGTATACAGTCTATGATAATATAGCTTTGCGCTTACGTATTCTTGGAGAGAAAAAAAATAGTATTGAGGAAAAGGTTGAAGAAATTTTATCCATGGTTGGCCTAGAACACAGAAGAGATCATTTGCCAACTGCTTTATCCGGAGGCGAACAACAAAGAGTGGCCATTGCAAGGGCATTGGTCAACCATCCAAAAATTCTTTTAGCAGATGAACCAACAGGGAATTTAGATGAACAAAAATCCAAAGACATTATTGAGCTATTAAAGTTTATAAACTTACGTGGGACAACAATTTTGATGGTTACGCATAACCATGCATTAATCAACATGATTCACAAACGTCATATTCATTTAGATCATGGCAAAGTGGGTGAGTCATGA
- a CDS encoding TonB family protein: MHHQRVKKDSFHSMLMLSVAGHGLLFFTVFSLKLSKNTFKIEQESAGMNVLWSEVVMAPPKTAEDKLPGPEIQQPKVQKKTSAKADPLSRTLKKKDPVKSDKSNANKLQSAIDALDLEEDIKPTPRLDNFASDQSTEKKGVPSGPSGQGSLMGNPQFSRYKKQIDDHIYPNFYWLNKSDTYKTSISFFIDSQGNILNPKVKQSSGNVSFDSAALRAVKKSNPLPQPPQGIAKALSEQEFIVNLSLKL; encoded by the coding sequence ATGCATCACCAACGAGTAAAAAAAGACTCTTTTCACTCCATGCTAATGCTCTCTGTTGCTGGGCATGGTCTCCTATTTTTTACCGTGTTTTCATTAAAGCTAAGTAAAAACACTTTTAAAATTGAGCAAGAATCCGCAGGCATGAATGTTTTATGGTCTGAAGTTGTTATGGCTCCACCTAAAACAGCAGAAGATAAACTACCTGGGCCAGAAATTCAGCAGCCCAAGGTTCAGAAAAAAACCTCTGCAAAAGCCGATCCTCTGAGCCGGACATTGAAGAAAAAGGACCCCGTCAAATCAGATAAAAGTAATGCAAACAAGCTCCAATCGGCTATTGATGCTTTGGACTTAGAAGAAGATATCAAACCCACGCCAAGGCTTGATAACTTTGCCTCTGACCAAAGTACTGAAAAAAAAGGCGTCCCCTCAGGCCCCAGCGGCCAAGGAAGCTTGATGGGTAACCCTCAATTTAGCCGCTACAAAAAACAAATTGATGATCATATCTACCCTAATTTTTATTGGTTGAATAAAAGCGATACCTATAAAACATCCATTAGTTTTTTTATTGATTCGCAAGGTAATATTTTAAATCCAAAAGTTAAACAATCTTCAGGCAATGTTAGCTTTGACAGTGCCGCCTTACGTGCTGTTAAGAAGTCGAATCCGCTTCCCCAGCCGCCACAAGGAATTGCTAAAGCCTTGTCTGAACAAGAATTTATCGTTAATCTAAGCTTAAAACTCTAA